The following proteins come from a genomic window of Flavobacterium crocinum:
- a CDS encoding DUF1349 domain-containing protein, whose translation MKRILFFTIGLFLCQNIPAQTLNKMQWFNEPEKWEIKNNALIMNVTANSDYWRISHYGFTVDDAPFYYATYGGEFEAKVKLTGNYIARFDQMGLMIRIDEKNYIKTGVEFVDGKFNVSTVVTHDKSDWSVTTLEKAPPFIWIKAVRRLDAVEVFYSFDDKNYIMTRNAPLQDNTPVMVGLMAASPDGKGFEAKFENFSVKHLPDQRRSEWLKNHQ comes from the coding sequence ATGAAACGAATATTATTTTTTACAATTGGTTTGTTTTTGTGCCAAAATATTCCCGCACAAACTCTCAATAAAATGCAATGGTTTAATGAGCCTGAAAAATGGGAAATTAAAAACAATGCTTTAATCATGAATGTTACTGCAAATAGTGACTATTGGCGTATTTCGCATTACGGATTTACGGTTGATGATGCTCCTTTTTATTACGCCACTTACGGAGGTGAATTTGAAGCTAAAGTAAAATTGACAGGAAATTACATTGCCCGCTTTGACCAAATGGGGTTAATGATTCGTATCGACGAAAAAAACTACATTAAAACAGGCGTTGAGTTTGTTGATGGAAAATTCAATGTAAGTACCGTTGTAACACATGATAAAAGCGACTGGAGCGTAACCACTTTAGAAAAAGCACCGCCATTTATCTGGATTAAAGCTGTACGACGATTAGATGCCGTTGAGGTATTTTATTCTTTTGATGATAAAAACTATATCATGACCAGAAACGCACCTTTGCAAGACAATACGCCTGTTATGGTTGGTTTAATGGCAGCTTCTCCTGACGGAAAAGGATTTGAAGCTAAATTCGAAAATTTCTCTGTAAAACATCTTCCAGATCAGAGAAGATCCGAATGGCTAAAAAATCATCAATAG